One genomic region from Proteus vulgaris encodes:
- the glnS gene encoding glutamine--tRNA ligase, with protein sequence MNEADARPTNFIRQIIDEDLATGKHNSVQTRFPPEPNGYLHIGHAKSICLNFGIAKDYQGKCNLRFDDTNPVKEDIEYINSIQKDVQWLGFQWEGSIHYSSDYFDQLYQYAIELINKGLAYVDELSAEEIREYRGTLKEPGKNSPYRSRSVEENLALFEKMRAGGFEEGKACLRAKIDMASPFIVMRDPVLYRIKFAEHHQTGNKWCIYPMYDFTHCISDALENITHSLCTLEFQDNRRLYDWVLDNITIPCHPRQYEFSRLNLEYTVMSKRKLNQLVTENIVNGWDDPRMPTISGLRRRGYTAESIREFCLRIGVTKQENNVEMAALESCIRDDLNENAPRAMAVIDPVRLVIENMPEGEEILVAPNHPNKPEMGTREVPFSREIYIDRADFKEEANRQYKRLVLGKEVRLRNAYVIKAERVEKDEQGEITTIYCTYDAETLNKDPADGRKVKGVIHWVSIPHAIPAEIRLYDRLFSVPNPAAEDDFLSTINPESLVIREGFVERSLKDAVIEKAYQFEREGYFCADKLSTADKLVFNRTVGLRDTWAKISQQG encoded by the coding sequence ATGAATGAGGCAGATGCCCGCCCAACGAACTTTATTCGTCAAATTATTGACGAAGATCTGGCTACTGGGAAACATAATAGCGTTCAAACGCGTTTCCCACCTGAACCTAATGGCTATCTTCATATCGGCCATGCGAAATCAATTTGCCTGAATTTTGGTATTGCTAAAGATTATCAGGGAAAATGTAATCTACGTTTTGATGATACCAATCCAGTAAAAGAAGATATTGAGTACATCAACTCAATTCAAAAAGATGTTCAGTGGTTAGGTTTCCAATGGGAAGGTAGCATTCATTACTCCTCAGATTATTTTGATCAACTTTATCAATATGCGATTGAGCTGATTAATAAAGGCTTAGCTTACGTTGATGAGTTAAGCGCTGAAGAAATTCGTGAATACCGCGGTACATTAAAAGAGCCAGGTAAAAACAGCCCTTATCGCTCACGTAGCGTAGAAGAGAACTTAGCGCTGTTTGAAAAAATGCGTGCTGGTGGCTTTGAAGAAGGTAAAGCGTGCTTACGTGCGAAAATTGATATGGCATCACCATTTATTGTTATGCGTGATCCTGTGCTTTATCGTATTAAATTCGCTGAACATCACCAAACTGGAAATAAATGGTGCATTTATCCAATGTATGATTTTACCCACTGTATCTCTGATGCACTGGAAAATATCACACATTCTTTATGTACTTTAGAATTCCAAGATAACCGCCGTTTATATGATTGGGTGCTGGATAATATCACTATCCCTTGTCATCCTCGTCAATATGAATTCTCACGTCTTAACCTTGAATACACAGTGATGTCAAAACGTAAGCTGAATCAGCTTGTGACAGAAAACATTGTGAATGGTTGGGATGATCCTCGTATGCCAACAATTTCAGGCTTACGTCGTCGTGGTTATACCGCAGAATCTATTCGTGAATTCTGTCTACGTATTGGTGTGACGAAACAAGAAAACAACGTCGAAATGGCAGCTCTGGAATCTTGTATTCGTGATGACTTAAACGAAAATGCACCACGCGCAATGGCTGTTATCGATCCTGTTCGTTTAGTGATTGAAAATATGCCAGAAGGTGAAGAAATTCTTGTTGCACCAAATCACCCAAATAAACCAGAAATGGGAACGCGAGAAGTGCCATTTAGCCGTGAAATCTATATTGATCGCGCTGACTTCAAAGAAGAAGCAAACCGTCAATATAAACGTCTAGTGCTAGGTAAAGAAGTACGTTTACGTAATGCTTATGTTATTAAAGCTGAACGTGTTGAGAAAGACGAACAAGGCGAAATTACGACTATTTACTGTACCTATGATGCAGAGACTTTAAATAAAGATCCTGCTGATGGACGTAAAGTAAAAGGCGTTATTCACTGGGTAAGCATTCCACATGCGATCCCAGCTGAAATCCGTCTTTATGACCGTTTATTTAGCGTACCAAACCCGGCGGCAGAAGATGATTTCTTATCAACAATTAACCCAGAATCATTAGTTATTCGTGAAGGTTTTGTAGAGCGTAGCTTAAAAGATGCGGTTATCGAGAAAGCGTATCAATTTGAGCGTGAAGGCTACTTCTGTGCTGATAAGCTTTCAACGGCGGATAAACTTGTGTTTAACCGTACTGTGGGCTTACGTGACACTTGGGCGAAGATTTCTCAACAAGGCTAA
- the chiP gene encoding chitoporin ChiP, translating into MVMQNAKPGRVALAVMGALLVTALPAKMSHAEGFIDDSTLTGGLFYWQRDRDRKELTPNSPDYGKYKANLHHSTFNANLDFSSGYLGDFIGIDLAAFGAAELNNSGPAAPNEIGFSDAKSRWDEKWTGDRSGMSVYKAAAKFKLGNFWAQGGYIQPKGQSLLRPHWSFLPGTYRGAEAGAVFDFDKSGELSFSYMWTDEYKAPWYRNMYNFRKADLETNISYLHSFGAKYDFKNSLVLEAAFGQADGYIDQYFGKVSYDFPIADNALRTSYQFYGAKDKVTGGGVNDVYDGLAWLQALTFGYTYNVFDFKVEGTWVKAEGNQGYFLQRMTPGWATSNGRLDVWWDGRSDFNANGEKALYAGVMYDLKNWDLSGWAVGTSYVYAWDAKPSGKAIYDQGQRIRESAWNADIMYTVQEGRAKGTLFKLHYTRYDNHSDIPSYEGGFGNIFQDEKDVKFNVIMPFTIF; encoded by the coding sequence ATGGTTATGCAAAATGCTAAACCAGGCAGGGTGGCACTTGCCGTTATGGGCGCATTGCTTGTAACTGCACTACCTGCAAAAATGTCTCATGCTGAAGGGTTTATTGATGACTCAACCTTAACAGGCGGTCTTTTTTATTGGCAACGTGACCGTGATAGAAAAGAGTTAACACCAAATAGCCCTGATTACGGCAAATACAAAGCTAACTTACACCATTCTACTTTCAACGCTAATCTCGATTTCTCATCAGGTTACCTTGGTGATTTTATTGGTATTGATTTAGCTGCCTTTGGTGCGGCTGAATTGAATAACAGTGGCCCTGCGGCACCTAATGAAATCGGTTTTAGTGATGCAAAAAGTCGCTGGGATGAAAAATGGACTGGCGATCGCAGTGGCATGAGCGTTTATAAAGCGGCTGCGAAATTCAAATTAGGTAACTTCTGGGCTCAAGGTGGATATATTCAACCTAAAGGCCAAAGCTTATTGCGTCCACACTGGAGCTTCTTACCGGGAACTTACCGCGGTGCTGAAGCGGGCGCTGTCTTTGATTTCGATAAAAGTGGTGAATTATCTTTCTCCTATATGTGGACAGATGAATATAAAGCACCATGGTATCGGAATATGTACAATTTCCGTAAAGCTGATCTAGAAACGAATATCAGCTATCTTCACTCTTTCGGCGCTAAATATGATTTTAAAAACAGCTTAGTGTTAGAAGCTGCATTTGGTCAGGCTGATGGTTATATCGATCAGTATTTTGGTAAAGTTTCTTATGATTTCCCAATTGCTGACAATGCATTAAGAACGTCTTACCAATTCTACGGTGCTAAAGATAAAGTTACCGGTGGTGGCGTTAATGACGTTTATGATGGGCTGGCATGGTTACAAGCACTGACTTTTGGTTATACCTACAATGTATTTGACTTCAAAGTAGAAGGAACGTGGGTTAAAGCTGAAGGTAATCAAGGTTATTTCTTACAACGTATGACTCCGGGCTGGGCAACCTCTAATGGTCGTCTTGATGTCTGGTGGGATGGTCGTTCTGACTTTAACGCCAATGGTGAAAAAGCACTTTATGCTGGCGTTATGTATGATCTGAAAAACTGGGATCTGTCAGGCTGGGCAGTAGGTACTTCTTATGTTTACGCATGGGATGCTAAGCCAAGTGGTAAAGCTATTTATGACCAAGGTCAGCGTATCAGAGAAAGTGCATGGAATGCGGATATTATGTATACGGTTCAAGAAGGTCGCGCTAAAGGCACTCTCTTTAAGCTTCACTATACCCGTTATGATAACCACTCCGATATTCCAAGTTATGAAGGTGGTTTTGGTAATATTTTCCAAGATGAAAAAGACGTTAAGTTTAACGTGATAATGCCATTTACTATTTTCTAA
- a CDS encoding DUF817 domain-containing protein, which yields MLKRLDDFLLEPPLKPFKGIKRFIVEFLFFGVKEARSCLFAGFFFFILFATPSKGIFGIPRYDVLLILAIAFQLWMVWGKLETWDELKAICFFHIVGFVMELFKTSAAIGSWKYPDFAYTKLWEVPLFTGFMYSAVGSYLIQAWRFLKVRIEHYPPYWMATLVALAIYINFFSHHFIGDYRWYLTAFILGLYARSVVYFTPYDTERKMPLLLAFVLIGFFIWLAENFGTFFGVWQYPNQIGAWSAVHAGKWGSWSLLVIVTFTIVVHLKHIKHSISVAK from the coding sequence ATGTTAAAGCGATTGGATGATTTTTTATTAGAACCGCCATTGAAACCCTTTAAAGGTATAAAACGATTTATTGTTGAATTTCTTTTTTTTGGTGTAAAAGAGGCGCGTTCTTGTTTATTTGCCGGATTTTTCTTTTTTATTTTATTTGCAACACCAAGTAAAGGTATCTTTGGTATACCTCGTTATGACGTGCTTCTTATTCTCGCTATCGCTTTTCAATTATGGATGGTGTGGGGAAAGCTAGAAACATGGGATGAATTAAAAGCGATCTGTTTTTTCCACATTGTTGGGTTTGTGATGGAATTATTTAAAACATCAGCGGCAATTGGATCGTGGAAATACCCTGATTTTGCTTATACAAAATTGTGGGAAGTCCCTTTGTTTACAGGGTTTATGTACTCTGCGGTAGGAAGTTATTTAATTCAAGCATGGCGTTTTTTAAAAGTACGAATTGAACATTATCCACCTTATTGGATGGCAACTTTGGTTGCTCTCGCTATCTATATTAATTTCTTTTCTCATCACTTTATCGGTGATTATCGCTGGTATTTAACTGCCTTTATTTTAGGTCTTTATGCTCGTAGTGTGGTTTATTTTACTCCTTATGATACTGAGCGAAAAATGCCTTTATTACTCGCTTTTGTTCTAATAGGTTTCTTTATTTGGCTTGCTGAGAATTTCGGTACATTTTTTGGTGTTTGGCAATATCCTAACCAAATTGGTGCTTGGTCTGCTGTACATGCAGGCAAATGGGGCTCTTGGTCACTATTGGTTATTGTCACATTTACCATTGTGGTTCATTTAAAACATATTAAGCACAGTATCAGTGTGGCTAAGTAG
- the fur gene encoding ferric iron uptake transcriptional regulator: MTDNNKALKNAGLKVTLPRLKILEVLQDPECHHVSAEDLYKKLIDIGEEIGLATVYRVLNQFDDAGIVTRHNFEGGKSVFELTQQHHHDHLICLDCGKVIEFTDDAIELRQRNIAERHGIKLSNHSLYLYGHCAEGNCKEDSHAHDEK; the protein is encoded by the coding sequence ATGACCGACAATAATAAAGCGTTAAAAAATGCTGGGTTAAAAGTTACACTTCCTCGCTTAAAGATCTTGGAAGTGCTCCAGGATCCTGAGTGCCATCATGTCAGTGCTGAAGATCTCTACAAAAAACTCATCGATATCGGTGAAGAGATTGGTCTGGCAACAGTGTATCGCGTCTTAAACCAATTTGATGATGCTGGTATTGTTACCCGACATAATTTTGAAGGTGGTAAATCAGTATTTGAATTAACTCAACAACACCATCATGACCACTTAATTTGTCTTGATTGTGGTAAAGTTATCGAGTTTACAGACGATGCAATTGAATTACGCCAAAGAAACATCGCTGAACGTCATGGTATCAAGCTTTCCAATCATAGCCTTTACTTATATGGCCACTGCGCTGAAGGCAATTGCAAAGAAGATAGCCACGCACATGATGAGAAATAA
- the fldA gene encoding flavodoxin FldA, with product MAIIGIFFGSDTGNTENIAKMLQERLGADNAEVHDIAKSSQEDIEAFDILLLGIPTWYYGEAQCDWDDFFPTLEDIDFNGKLVALFGCGDQEDYAEYFCDAMGTIRDIIEPRGAVIVGHWPTEGYHFEASKGLADDNHFIGLAIDEDRQPELTEERVDAWVAQIKEEMSLDEILG from the coding sequence ATGGCAATCATAGGAATATTCTTCGGCAGTGATACTGGCAACACTGAAAATATTGCCAAAATGCTTCAAGAAAGACTGGGCGCTGATAATGCCGAAGTTCATGATATTGCAAAATCCAGTCAAGAAGACATCGAAGCGTTCGATATTCTGTTACTAGGTATTCCTACTTGGTATTATGGTGAAGCACAATGTGATTGGGATGACTTTTTCCCAACACTAGAAGATATTGATTTCAATGGTAAGCTTGTTGCACTATTTGGTTGTGGTGACCAAGAGGACTACGCAGAATATTTCTGTGATGCAATGGGTACTATCCGCGATATTATTGAGCCTCGTGGCGCAGTTATCGTAGGTCATTGGCCAACAGAAGGTTATCATTTCGAAGCCTCTAAAGGGCTTGCAGATGATAATCATTTTATCGGTCTTGCGATTGATGAAGATCGTCAACCAGAATTAACCGAAGAGCGTGTTGACGCTTGGGTTGCTCAAATCAAAGAAGAAATGAGCCTAGACGAAATTCTGGGATAA
- the ybfE gene encoding LexA regulated protein: MAKEQTDRTTLDLFADERRPGRPKTNPLSRDEQLRINKRNQLRRDRVNGLRRVELKLNEDAVNALNELATERNVSRSELIEEILLEQLAQNHALKMHQNKNS; the protein is encoded by the coding sequence ATGGCAAAAGAACAAACTGATCGCACCACACTGGATTTGTTCGCAGATGAACGCAGACCTGGGCGACCTAAAACAAACCCGCTTTCTCGGGATGAACAGCTTAGAATTAATAAACGCAATCAATTAAGACGTGACAGAGTTAATGGCTTACGTCGAGTTGAGTTAAAATTAAATGAAGATGCTGTGAATGCTCTCAATGAGTTGGCGACAGAAAGAAACGTCAGTCGTAGTGAGCTTATTGAAGAAATATTACTAGAGCAATTGGCGCAAAATCACGCCTTAAAAATGCATCAAAACAAAAATAGCTAG
- the ybfF gene encoding esterase → MKLNTLLNYQLHQPETTPASSLPIVLIHGLFGDLNNLGVLGRALRQDNTVIQIDVRNHGHSPHSESMNYQDMAQDVLTLLDSLNIPKAIIIGHSMGGKIAMAMTALAPERIANIVVIDMSPVAYNVRRHDKIFAALEAVTKAQVTRRQDAVEIMRPFIKEDGVIQFLLKSFKNGEWLFNLPAIQNAYSDIIGWQEVPAWHQPVLFIRGGLSPYILDEYRENIARQFPLATAFVVANTGHWVHSEKPDTVIKAIRRFLEKA, encoded by the coding sequence ATGAAACTCAATACATTATTAAATTATCAATTACACCAACCTGAAACGACACCTGCATCCAGTTTACCTATCGTCTTGATCCACGGCCTTTTTGGTGATCTGAATAATTTAGGTGTTTTAGGTCGCGCACTTCGCCAAGATAATACCGTGATACAAATTGATGTGCGTAATCATGGGCATTCTCCTCATAGTGAAAGTATGAATTATCAAGATATGGCGCAAGATGTGCTTACATTGCTTGATAGTTTAAATATCCCAAAAGCCATTATTATTGGTCACTCAATGGGAGGCAAAATTGCGATGGCGATGACAGCATTAGCCCCTGAGCGTATCGCAAATATTGTTGTGATTGATATGTCACCTGTTGCCTATAATGTTCGCCGTCATGACAAAATCTTTGCTGCACTTGAAGCTGTAACTAAAGCCCAAGTCACGCGCCGTCAAGATGCGGTGGAAATCATGCGTCCTTTTATTAAAGAAGACGGTGTGATCCAATTTTTACTTAAATCATTCAAAAATGGTGAGTGGCTATTTAATTTACCTGCAATACAAAATGCCTATTCAGACATTATTGGCTGGCAAGAAGTACCAGCTTGGCATCAACCTGTATTATTTATTCGGGGAGGTTTATCACCTTATATTTTGGATGAGTATCGTGAAAACATAGCTCGTCAATTCCCTCTCGCAACCGCCTTTGTTGTTGCAAACACGGGGCATTGGGTGCATTCAGAAAAACCAGATACCGTCATTAAGGCAATTCGTCGCTTTTTAGAGAAAGCTTAG